The DNA segment CTCTGTATATGTCTCTTCCGTGTCAAGTgtcattttatctttgttatgtgCTCTTCCCTTGCAGGATCCAGAGAACAAAAAGATAATTGTTTGTGATGAGAAGCTCAAAGCCATTTTTGGTGGGAGAGACCGTGTTGGGTTTCTCGAAATATCAGGCTTGATTAATCCTCACTTTTCAAAGTGATTATGTCATACGCAAGAAGGTAGATTTTGGTGTATAGATAACTGTAGGCTTATGACAAGCTTCTTGTTGGACCACGCAAGATGTGAGGTCTTTTTTGTCTGATAGCATGTATCTGTGGTGTATCAATGACCTAAAATGTAGTATTTGTTCTTCAGAATTAAGTTGAACTGCTTAACAATTTTCTACTGTTGGGTCCTATGTTGTTTAGGGTTCTTAGTGCTCTCTGTTGGTTTGTTGGTGTTACAAGTTTTTGCTTGAGAACACTTTGTACAACCTCAATCCTTTCTCTGTAGTGATTATGCCTTTGGTTTACCATGCTCAAGGATTGTGCTGATAGCTGACAGATCTTTAGGTTGGTTATCTTGTTTTTGGATTCTCCATGTGTTGTCTCATCACAGCATCGGACAAACAAGCACCAAGGTGTGAAAAGGACCAAGGCCGTGGCTAATCCTGCTTGCATTACAATCTGTAAGAAATTGACTAAAGCTTATTTCGGCTATGCTGGTAGTTACATGATACTTGTATGAAACTCGAATTTTATTTGCCATGATGACCTTGACGTAATTGTTGCGTTTGTGTGAATAACATGTTCATTTTTTTGTATGTTGGATATCTTTTTCTTCAATGATTTGATTGTTTAAAGAAATATGTTTGACTTTATCCGGAGTCTACTTTTTCTTAGCAGACCATGAGTGTTTGTGGTAAGATATGTTTGTGATAAAAGGAGTATTCtcaatgctgctgctgctgctgtcttcTCATGGCTGGGCATTATGCCTCCCGAGTTTGATCGATCTTGCAGAATGGTCTGTGGGATGCATGTTTGGATCCTTCATCTGAGCCTGGAGACATGGAAAGCGATGGATCAAAGAACGGAACCAGAGCCTGAGAACAAGGTGAACATCTTGTGAGCTATTTATTCTCCCACATGTTCTCTCTTTATGATGGCATTTCTGATGTCCAGCATCAACTTTTTTGTGCGGATTGTGGACATGGTTCTTGTGCCCGTCTTGTAGGTTTAGAATCAAGTTTATTTCTACAACAAGCGGAGCATGATATGTCGCTTTGACGCTTCAGCTAATAAGATGATCCTGATTGCTAGTGGACGTTTTAAAGCCTCCAGGGAACCACCATCTTCCAGGAACCAAACGAGGTTAGTTTATTTTCGTGCTGGACCACATCAACATCTTGAAGAACTTCCTGTCTTTTTTTTGAAGGTTTTAAGCAACCGCAACATGCAGGAAAGTGTGATTGCCTCAAGGATCAGATTCTTCATGGCTGTCTCAAGTATCATCAAGAGCTGATATATTTTGCAAGGGGACAGTGAGCATTGGATACCTACTTATTGTGTCTGTTCTCATTGAGCCACTGGAAAAAGGGTAGTAGCATAGACATCAACGAGAAACCACAGTGAGGAAGCTTCTGAGAACCATGGCCGAGTGTCCCTCCAAAACAAAATAAAGAATGAACAGTTCCACCACAGGTATCAATACCTTTCTCTCACCACCTGTACCAAATGTGATGGATTACCCATACGGGGGACCTTGAGCCTCCCATGTCCTTGGCTGCACACACCCTGCAGCTGGAGGCAATGAATGAAGCCCAGGCCCCATCTATCACATTACCTGACGCTGTCTAAACCCACCATAAATAACATCCCCATTTTAACCCCTTTAATTGATGTTCAACAACAATGATGCTGTCCCACAAAAAAGTAGCATCGCAGAAAGATGACACGTGCATCCACTACATCTAGAGTGTGCAATAACCAGTGATATCAGACGGAGCAGAGAAGTGTGGTTCGCACACCCATATATGATTGCAGTAGGTAAGGAAAAGTTTTATATCCCAACCCTCGTTTCGGATTGATGATTACATTTTTACTAATTACCTGCATCCTCAACAGTTGCCACACCTACCCAGCCAACAAACAAACACACAAGAACACATAAAATCTTGGGAACTCCGAACAGGCACCGTGAAGTCCCCGTTGCTGCGATTGGTAAGAACATACATGGTTGGTTCATCTTTGTTTTCGTGCATGGAAGGCAGCACCCTGGTGTAGGAGAAGAAAAAGTAAAAAAGTAAACAGGACTTCAACCAGCAAGCGTGACAAACCAAAGTAAGCAAACCAGCCAAGCCTTCAGGAATTCTACAACAAGGCTATATTGCAGGTGGCAGACCCAGGAATAAAAATGCTGCTATACACACAGGATTGTTGAAGTAGCAGACCCCAAATCTGTGAAGTTTGCTCTGCTATTCTGTAGTTTTTGGTGAGTCAGTCGGTTAAAGCTAAAGAACCATGATCATCGACAGGTTCACTTCTCGGCCCTCCATCGGATGTTACCATCAGGCTTGTCCAGAGCTGCAACCTTAGCCCGATGACTTCCGGCCATGCTGCTTCTACCCCTCTCCGATTGAGGTAGTTCGCAGGCCTCACTGACTGTTCCACGTTTGACATCAGCCGGCGGAATGAAACAGTCGACTGAGAGGCCGGCAACATTAAAAGCCACTTCCTCGATGGTCCACACCTCCTCCATCCTGGTCTTGGTGTGGCTCATGGCCACCTCGCCAAACCGGAAAAGGTTGACCGCTGATCGCCCGGAGTGGGCAATCATCACACCTTCCACAGGGCGGTAATCTTCTATGGAGGAGTTAATGGAGGTCTCCCAGTAGACTGCATCGCCTCCAACGCTCGACTGGATTCGAGTCAGATGGGAGTCCTCCATGTACGTAAGAAGCCCCGTCTTTTGGCTGAAGTAACCAAACAAGACATGCCTTATGATCTCGGCAGGGCCTTCGCTCCGAGCCTTGAGCGTCTGTGGGTCTGCACAAAGCTTGAGGATGAAGCAATCCTCTCCGTTgaccttcttctccccgatgcaCTGTGCATCAGAGAACATTCTGGCCGTGGTCAATGGATCAAGACCCTGCACAGTTCGATTGGGTACAATAAGAATTTCAAGCAGACAACAGAGATCGAGCGCCCAAAAGAAGGCGAGATGGTGGCTCATGCTGCACCTTCCGCCTCTGTACCTGCAGAGCTCGACGAAGGGGACGAACAGGGCCCTTGGCGGCGTGGGCGCCGAGCCATGGCGTGTGACGCCAGACGAGCTTGCCGTTGCAACCGGCACGGACCTTGCTACCACCGACGGCCAGCTCGACGTACCACATGCCCGGCGCCATCTGCCAGAGAACAAAGCCCCCGGGCTCTGCATCCTTCGTCACACTGTGGTTCTTGATGACCCTTGTGGCCGTCTCAAACTCCGAGGCCACCATCCTCACCTTCCCCATCGCGTACGCGTTCCTGATGGAGCTCAGCAGTTTCAGCCCTCCCGAGGCCGCTGTGTACTGCTGCAGTATGTATTGGGCTGACGACGTTTCCTACCATGAAAAATCAACAGCTTTTCTCAATGTCTAACCAAATTGGGCAATTAACGCAAGCAAAGATGCAAGGAGATGGAAATCAGATGCATTCATTGCAGGATATTGCAGGCATTTATGAGGAATTCGAGCATTCACTCAAAGCAGAGAAACCAGAGATGATAATAACTGCGCTTAAATCCACAAAAAATGAGTCTTGCTGATATTTTCTACCGACGACATGGTAGCAGAAGGCAAGGAAGAGAAGGCCGATGCAGGTTGTCATAGAAAAGCAGGCGAACAGGGTGCTCACAATGGGAGTGTCCTTGATGCTGAGGTGGGGGAGCGCGTATGTCGGGGAAACGTGGACGGGGGCCAGCGGCGCCCCCATGACgccgaggaggaggcggaggtccGAGCGGTGGCAGGAGGCGGCAGCGCCGGACACGGACGGCGCCCGGGAGAGCCGCCCCTTCATCCACTGCCCCCACCCCCCCTTCCCCGGGCCGCTCCCCTCCCCCTCCGGCCCCTCAGCCAGCGGCGCCAGGCTCCCAGACGCCGGCACCAGCAGCTCCGCCGGAAACCCCCGCGGCTGCTGCCGCTTCCACCGCGTCGGAAGCAGCAGGTCCGCCACCGGCGACGCGCCTCGCCGCGGGCTCTCCGACCTCGACCTCGACCGCGCAGGTGACAGCCCCCGCGCCACCTCCTCCCGCAGCGCCGAGAAGAACCCTTGCTTCTTCTCCATCCCCCTCCCTAAACGCAGACCACAAAGCTATGGGCTCGAACGTGTATCCTAAAAGGAAGTCGAAAACATGCACCGATTCGCTTAGAAGGTTTCCAAACAGGGATTCGCTTACAAGTTTTCCAAACACGGAGAGGGAAGCCAGAGGCGAGGCGGGATTATAAATGCGATTATTCTTCTTCGAAGGatagaggagagagaaaaaaggAAGACTGCGAGCGTGCGACAGTGTGAGAGCGAAGgcgaaaagaaagaagagagcaAAGCTGGAGGgggtaaaaaagaaaaagcatatttaaaggaaaaaaagataaaggtaaataatatcaataataacCCAAAAAGAAGCGGCGGTTGCCAACCAATGGTCAAGGAGAGCGCATCGAAGTCCGATCACTCTCGGTGCCCTCACCTTCGACTGGGTCTTGCGATCCTTTGCCTCGTTAGGGAATTCTGAGGTCGTATGAGGCGAGCGgtgagacgacgacgacgacgacgatcacGTGACGTGCAGGCGGTCTCCTCGCTTCGTTTAATTAAGCCTTATCTATTTAGGACTATCTAAAATATTATtcatgctgctgctgccgcttcttcttcttcttcttcttcttcttcttttccttgcaCTGTTTCTGCACCAAAAAGAAGCAGAACGTGGAACTCTGCAGCAGACGACAACGATGTTTCTGCCACCCATTCACGTAGGGCCTCGCGATTCGCGTGAGCCCGACATCTACACTGGCGGTCCGATCACGATCCAACGGATGACAACGTGGATTGCCTCATGCAGTAGGGGGCTCGACCGAACTGGTCTCCTCACGTCACGTCCCCATCGCGCCATTGATTATTCCATGTGACGAGGTCTCGATCGCCAATCGGTAGTCAATTCATCGGAACAGGGCGTGGCCTCATTAGGTGGACggacgtcgtcgtcgtcttcgccACTTGGAAATCGAGTTATTACTCGGAGGATTAGGTGGTTCCATGTGCTGTCTCACACCGCGACGAGCCAACCCTCTTCGACCCATTTATTGGTGGACTATGGAGGACTCGTGTTTCCCTGCGAACGGTGGCGATGGGCGTACGTGAGTTTGGCGAGTGTATGTGCGTGCAATCTTCTCAGTTAACGTCAGATGGATGCACTACGTATGGGGCGTTTTCAACTTGGAGACGTTGTACTGCTTTGATGCCCTTTTAGAGGAAGGGGTTTTACATTTACGGAGTGAGGCGATGAGGACAGGAAAAGGGGACCAAATGACAAGCTTCGGAAGAGTTGAAGGCTGAGAACCTTTCCTTCTCGAGGTGGCCTCACCCCTGATATTTGAGATTGGGAACGAGGAAGACAATTTAATCCAGAATAGGTTATGGACCATTTGGATTCCAtggttgatattattttttattttccaaaAATAAGCGATGATGGTGAAATTGGAGTTCAGGATCTTACCATAATGTATTAAGTCTTTTTTTCTTAGATAAACTAGTCGAcgtctttaaatatatatatctgATATGATTTTGAACCCTCAACCTTTGATGAATGGATTTTTGATACATCACCGTCAGACCAATATTTAAGATCTCAATCTATATTTTCCGATATAGTTTACATGAAAAAagaatcatgataataataatttctaaaatataaatttatattcaaaaATTAGAAGGAAAAGAACTATATATCTGTTTAAATTAGATCAAGATTCAGAATTGTGTGGTGATGAGTAGGGAAAATGGTGACACACTGAaccgagattataaatttaattcaCGGATATGGTAACCTAATTAGATAGTACAGAAAATACTAGCATGGAAAGATCCTCTCTCTAATTTTCATTGATGGGGAGAATAAAACATCTGCCTAATCAGGCAAGTTTGCATATTTCTTGTGGTCATTCAGCAAGTTGATAACAATCTGAGATCAGAGCTACATGTCATTTAAGCAAGTTTGACAATGTGCCAAAGGGTAGGCCTAATCAATCCCTGCAGCTTGTTCTTCAAGGCAGGCATCCAATCAAAAAAAGAGAAGCTTGTGATTTAGGTAGCATGTCTAATCTGACCACAATGGGACCAGTTTGATCTTTAGACCATACTGCTTTCTACAATATGAATACAGCGCAGATGCTGAGTTTTCCTCTTCTTTTGTGCTTTTGTGATCCATGTTGTCAACCTGAAAAagtacctttttctttttttgattgcCTTTATCTGAAGATGCTTGGTGACAAAGCTTGATTGCTGTTCTTTGACATCTCCTGTTTCCAGACTTCTTTGGCTTGGTTTCAGATAAATGCAGCCTAACAAGTACTGAATCATATCCAATTGTCCAACCATTCAGCTGGATACTGTGATTGTTGCCTTGTTAATTTATTCTAAGGATCAACATGAACAGTGTGCTAATGAACTGAAATCCTGAATCCACCATCTGCTGTTGCTCATGAAAGGAAGTTTGGCATTCATTCATCCAACTTCTACATGGACATGATTTATGTATGAATGAGCACAGAGTAGACTCTTGTCAAAAGTATGTTCAGAGAAAAAAGTGCTGCATTGGCTTTTGTTTTGGGGGCCAACAAGTCAATAATGGGCGCTTTTAGAAAACCATAGCTGTCCCCAATGCTGTTCATATAGATAGTGTCCGAAAGGTAGTTGAAGTATCTCGCCATGGATTGCGGGAGAGGCTGTTGTGCTGCCTTGTCAacacacttcttcttcttcttcttcttcttcttcttcttccaccaatATCCTAATTTATTAGTAGTAGTTGTGTATCAGAAACTATAACTTATGACCTTAAATTTCCACACCAGAGTGGAAGATTACAGCTTGATGAACAAACTTTGAATGCTTGCCTCCTTTTTCTGATCCTATGTTTCACCAattcatatttataattaattgtcTTTGACCTGTGTTGtctttctctctttgttgctCCACTGCCTAACTTTTTGTGTGTTTCTTCTGCAAGAAAATTCAACGCAATCCTTCTTAATTAGTTCTCtccaaaataataaaaagcagAAAAGAATTTGCATAGGAAAGATATCGATCTGAGGTAAAATATTACCATCTTTTGTCGATGAAGGAAGCTATAGCAATGATCGAGAATTGCTATTTTGTGGAGGCCATCTTTTTGcgtgatgaattaatgataacaaaGATGTTGTTGTTCTATTGATCCCAACTTGCCCACCAAAATAGCAACACTGATGATAATTACCATGGTCAAAAAGTTAGTACAGAAAAATCAAAGAAACAAAGATGGAAGGAGGGAAGAGAAGATGAGTATGCTTGTGGGTAGCAGCACCAAGGAATTTATGTAGCCTATTCTTTTAATTCTCTACTATATCTTATCCCACCAAAATGATTTCCATGTCCTtacaaacctaaaaatatttcatgCATCTTGATGTCCCTGTTTTGTGGAAgatttactaatataattttcaAAACTATATATCGTCATCCATGCATGTATGCATGCCTCcaaaaagaaacaaatattgAAGAGGTTCATGCATTCTGGTCCTCCCTTGTTCTTGGAAGCCAAGTCTACTTTCCAAAACTCAATTTTTCTATGCATGCTCAGATTCTATTTGGCCATACAGTTGTTAGAAATTGAATATTAATGATCAATCAAACCAGTCATAGAATTAACATATATCagatttaattttaattcaaCCCAAACTCAACTCAATATCTTGGTTCATTATTGTACTCCTCTTCacttttatttgtttcttttttatgttggaagagaaaaaaaactccacacacacacatatatatagctgatgctttctatttatatttatttgcaCACAATCTAATTTGGAGTTAAAGAAGCTCAAAATTTTTAGGGACGTTCCTATCTTAAATCTAAATTTGGGCCTGAAATAGGAAGCCTCGAGAATTAGCTCTTCGATGCTTGTTGGGCTATTTGATTGAGGAACGCATGGAGACACCATCACATATAATTCGGATAATTGATTGAGCAACGAATAAGGTAACCCTATTTGATCGAGCAACGCACAATAAATAGTGGCTAATAAGTGCCTCTTTGTTGtcgatcttcttcctcctctcaccATTGTTTTCTTCTTATGTAAGAAAATTCAGTAAAATCCTTTTTAGTTGTCCAAAATAACAAAAAGTGAaagaacttatatatatatatatgaatgcggACGCACACATGAATTTTTGAAAAGGTTTCTAAGTTTCAGAATTACTCAAATAGAGTCTCAGAAAATTTTTCATAACACATCATTGGACTAATTTATccctaataaattttaaaaatatgtttTTCATTGGACTTGTCATCGCCTTCACCCTACACTACTGTACATAACTCTTATGCAAGGGCTTATCACTTACTAATCCTCATGCGAGGCAGGACTATCATCGCTTGCAACCCTAGTCATACTATGGCTGATTACTCTCATTTGTGATTTCCATTTAAAGATTAGGTTAATTACATAGTCACAAAGAGAACAAATCACAATGGATCAGTAAATTGAATGACATAAAATTCTTCacttgtcctctctctctctctctctctctctctattgttcATATTTCCTCCCTTCTTTTAACTTTATCTCTCTCCATAATTTTTATGTTTTCCTCTGCAAGAAAATTCAGTTTGATCCTTTTTTCAGTTccccaaaatctaaaaaaaaaaaaggaaagaaactgcatatgaaaaaaaaattattctaaggTAAAACATTACCACCTACTAGAAGGAGCTACAGGAATATTCTGAGTGGACAAACTCGCTGAAGTCCATGGCTTACGATGCCTACTTGGCCTCTTTTGATCCCAACTCGTCCACCAAAATAGTATGATTCATGATGATCGCCATGACCAATAAGTTAGTATGCAAAAATTCGAAAAATCAAAGGTGATAATTTGTTGAGTAATCCTTTTGATTCTCCACGTTGGTCGATTACGAGTGGGACGAATCTTATCCTCGCAAATTCATCGACGAAGGATATAATTTCCAAAAGATTCACATCGAGATGTAATTTCCGAAACTTTCTGTTCTCATGCATCCATTTATGGGTGTTTTTGAGGTCTTTCTTTCATCTCTCTTTCCCATGCACGCATACATGCGTGGATTCTACGTGGCTCTAATCATCCTCCAGATCTAAGCAAAAACAAAGAATTATAGTTTCTTTAGAGGCCTTGTATCGATGCAGATGCAGGATGTAGACAATCAAACTTTTCCTTCACTGTGGGCTATTCTCGTCGGTCTGTAGTGGCCAAGTTGACCCATCATTCCATTTGATTTGCCCATTGGAATTAACAATCGGATGATGAGTTTGGTTTTGGATTAGTGGTATTAGTGAACAAATATATCGTGACTGATAAGTCAGCACGGTTTGGTCCATGAGTCGATGTCGGGAGTGTCAACTGAGTTGGATGATGTGGTAGTCGTGCTTACGGGAAAGAGTGCTTGTCGACGTTTGTCGGTCTCTGGGTCGATTGGCAGCTCACCCTTGCGCGTTGGATGGCGACCCCTAGGTTAAGGTGCTTGCAGCTCGCGGGAGGTCGTTCGCCTGCAAAAATGATTCTCGTTGGGTgatccccgactttggcccctccaacTTTGGCTTTATACTATTGTACATGGATCGATTGCACGCTAGTTCAATGTGGCCACTGACCCTCGAGGGATGAGATAGCACTTTTGACCAGTCGTCGTCTCGAGACGTGCTTAGCGACGTCAGATAGCATCGTCCCGAGCTATGAGACAAGACATGTCGAATAGCGTCTCGGTACGGATTCTAACTTGGCGTGTGGCGTCAGCTGTGAtgtgtcttggacccaaaatacACCTTATGAAGTGGTATATTCGATTCGAGTCGATTCAGACAATCCAAACATAGATGGATCTGATGATCCAATCTGACCACTCCATGTCCATCGAGATGAGTGGCATGAGGTTGTTAGCAACATGATCTTAGGATTCGAAGCGCGCAGACCGATTCTTCTGGATGTGGAAGCAGAATGTTGCAGGGTCCCTCAGGAGACTCCCTCTTTAATGACTGCACGCACCATCACGCCCACCTCGACTGGCCAATACCCTCTTGGGAGTCCGAACATGGTAGATTTCAAGGCAAGCAAACCCCATTCACGTGCCTCCCTCCTATCGACGACATGCAGCAAAGCTTCCACCGACGCAGCAATGAATGAGCACAACTCCATGGGGCCATCCCAAGCTAAAAGGAAGTCCTACCCCGCTCTCCATGGAGGTATGGCATCCCTCCACCTGTCCCCATATTCGCCATTAGTGGACTCCCCCTTACTGGATGCCAGCCCAAAAGGTCCTGCCGTCTTCATTACTGATGCTTCTCATACTTCACCCACCTGCAACCTCTCCCCTTTACTACCCTTCTATAAGTAGCCAGCCAAGCCTCTTCTGGAAGTCCCTGCATCGCTTCGACTACATACCACCGTGTGAGCATTCCGTAGCCTGATCCAGATATGAAGCCTCTCCACGCCATCGTAGCTCTTCTGCTCATCCTCTTCACCTCTTCCTATCTGCAAGCCACCATGGCAGGCTCAGGTAGATATAATCAAACACAAGTCTTCTGTGTCACCATTTCTCATGCATGGATTTTGATCGTTTCATGTCGTTGTTTTGGGTTTCAGCGTTCTGCGGGTCCAAGTGCAAGGTGAGGTGCTCCAAGGCGAGCGTTAAGGACCGATGCCTCAAGTACTGCGGGCTGTGCTGCGAGCAGTGCCGGTGCGTGCCGTCGGGGACCTACGGGCACAAGGACGAGTGCCCCTGTTACAGGGACAAGTACACCGGCAGCGGGAAGAGGAGGAGACCCAAATGCCCCTGATCGAACACCTTGAGGTCATCCGGCGTCGAATGGTGTGTGTTTTATAGCGTATATGAATCAGAGTGGGGGTCGCATGTATCGACGTGATTATGGGCGGTGGTGAAAA comes from the Musa acuminata AAA Group cultivar baxijiao chromosome BXJ1-10, Cavendish_Baxijiao_AAA, whole genome shotgun sequence genome and includes:
- the LOC135595024 gene encoding peamaclein-like → MKPLHAIVALLLILFTSSYLQATMAGSAFCGSKCKVRCSKASVKDRCLKYCGLCCEQCRCVPSGTYGHKDECPCYRDKYTGSGKRRRPKCP
- the LOC103968556 gene encoding uncharacterized protein LOC103968556, translated to MEKKQGFFSALREEVARGLSPARSRSRSESPRRGASPVADLLLPTRWKRQQPRGFPAELLVPASGSLAPLAEGPEGEGSGPGKGGWGQWMKGRLSRAPSVSGAAASCHRSDLRLLLGVMGAPLAPVHVSPTYALPHLSIKDTPIETSSAQYILQQYTAASGGLKLLSSIRNAYAMGKVRMVASEFETATRVIKNHSVTKDAEPGGFVLWQMAPGMWYVELAVGGSKVRAGCNGKLVWRHTPWLGAHAAKGPVRPLRRALQGLDPLTTARMFSDAQCIGEKKVNGEDCFILKLCADPQTLKARSEGPAEIIRHVLFGYFSQKTGLLTYMEDSHLTRIQSSVGGDAVYWETSINSSIEDYRPVEGVMIAHSGRSAVNLFRFGEVAMSHTKTRMEEVWTIEEVAFNVAGLSVDCFIPPADVKRGTVSEACELPQSERGRSSMAGSHRAKVAALDKPDGNIRWRAEK